The genomic DNA GGCAGGCGGGGCTGGCCCGCTTCGACGCACTGCTGGCCGAGGTCCTCGGCACCGCACAAGGGAGCCCACGCCGATGACGCATCAGATCCGCCCCCTGGACGAACAGGACGAACCGGCGCTGCTGCGGGACCAGTTCCGCCAGCTCCTGCGTTACCGGCGGCTGCTCGGCGCCGGCATCGTCGTCGGGCTGCTCGGCGGCGCGTACCTCGCCCTGGGCGGCGAGGACACCTACACCGCGACCGGCGAGGTCCAGGTCCGCTCCGCCACCGCCGACCCCTTCGCCACCGGCGCCTCGGCCGACAAGGGCATCAACATCGGCTCCGAACGGCAGACCGCCGTCAGCGACACCGTCGGCGCCCTGGCCGCCAACGCCCTGGCCCAGTGGGGCGACCATGTGCCCGCCGGCGAACTGCTCTCCGGCCTCCAGGTCACCAACCCGCCCAACACCCTCACCCTGCGCTTCTCCTACACCGGCCGCAGCCCCGCCCAGTCCAGCACCCGCGCCGAGGCCCTCGCCAACGCCTACCTGGAACACCGCAAGGCGCGCACCGAGGAGAGCATCGCGAACATGGCCACCGGCTACCGGGCCCAGCTCGAACCGCTGGAGGACAAGCGCGATCTGCTGGAGGAGGAGATCGGGGCGGGCGAGGCCGACGACGTGAGCAGCGCCCGCGCCAACATCATCGTCTCCATCTCCGAACTCAGCAGGAAAATCTCCGAGTTGGAGGCACTGGACACCACACCCGGCTATCTCAACAAGAAGCCCGTCCCCCCGACCGAGCCCACCGGGGCCGGGCTGCCGCTGCTGCTCGGACTCGGCGGCGTCGTCGGTCTCGCGCTCGGCCTGCTGATGTCGTGGGTGCGCCTCGTCTTCGACCCGGCCGTCCGCTCCACCCGCGAGGTCGTCCGCTGTCTGGGCGCCCCGCTGCTGGGCACCCTGCCCCGCGAGCGCACGGCCCCGGGCTCCCTGCTCGCGATCGGGCGCGGCGGCAGCCGGCTCGCCGAGGAGTACCGCGCCGTCGCCTTCCGGCTCGCCTACGACCCGTCCTTCGCCCGGAGCCGCCGGCTGCTGGTCACCGCCCCGCGCGGCGACAACGCCGCGGCGGCCGCGGCGGCCGCCAACCTGGCCGCCGCCTTCGCCGAGATGGGGCGTGACGTACTCCTCGTCGAGGCCGACCTCCGTACCCCGTCACTGGCCCGGGACCTGGGCCAGGCCGCCTACGGCGTACGGCCGCGCTGGGCCGGGGACCCGGCGGCCTCCCCCCGGAACACCCCGCACGCCC from Streptomyces sp. NBC_00654 includes the following:
- a CDS encoding lipopolysaccharide biosynthesis protein; translation: MTHQIRPLDEQDEPALLRDQFRQLLRYRRLLGAGIVVGLLGGAYLALGGEDTYTATGEVQVRSATADPFATGASADKGINIGSERQTAVSDTVGALAANALAQWGDHVPAGELLSGLQVTNPPNTLTLRFSYTGRSPAQSSTRAEALANAYLEHRKARTEESIANMATGYRAQLEPLEDKRDLLEEEIGAGEADDVSSARANIIVSISELSRKISELEALDTTPGYLNKKPVPPTEPTGAGLPLLLGLGGVVGLALGLLMSWVRLVFDPAVRSTREVVRCLGAPLLGTLPRERTAPGSLLAIGRGGSRLAEEYRAVAFRLAYDPSFARSRRLLVTAPRGDNAAAAAAAANLAAAFAEMGRDVLLVEADLRTPSLARDLGQAAYGVRPRWAGDPAASPRNTPHAPGGWPAGTRSNVDVPGSGAFALVAGATVDNVPRALTSESVGRIVAEADRPGAVVIVLAPPVLAYADAVALVDRVEGVMVVCDPREVHRSDLERIREIIGASGGSVLGVLLHPGRGRALRRPRAGRQKSARRRNGSGPGAHTGPVSTGDPSETLGLRPYDLPAGRP